A stretch of the Poseidonibacter parvus genome encodes the following:
- the mqnP gene encoding menaquinone biosynthesis prenyltransferase MqnP, which translates to MEKLLKKLNDFNELVMFKHSIFSLPFIFIAMVVAANGWFGFKLMILGILAALTARNFAMGFNRYMDRDIDALNPRTVNRPNVDGRISASSMLIFTIANALGFILIAYFVNDLALYLSLPILFVIGSYSYFKRFSYLAHIILGISLGLAPIAGVVTVLETIPLWSVFLSIGVMFWVAGFDLLYSLQDIEVDKKLNLHSIPSKFGAKKTMLISKVFHFFTVVFWLLFVINSESSFFAYLAVIISALMLSYEHYLVNKDFTKIDKAFFTVNGYLGIVFFILIVLDNIFY; encoded by the coding sequence ATGGAAAAACTCTTAAAAAAACTTAATGATTTTAATGAACTAGTAATGTTCAAACATTCGATATTTTCACTACCTTTTATTTTTATTGCTATGGTTGTTGCTGCAAATGGTTGGTTTGGATTTAAATTAATGATACTTGGTATTTTAGCCGCGCTTACTGCAAGAAATTTTGCAATGGGATTTAATAGATATATGGATAGAGATATAGATGCTTTAAATCCAAGAACTGTGAATAGACCAAATGTAGATGGAAGGATTTCGGCTTCTTCTATGTTAATATTTACAATTGCAAATGCATTAGGATTTATTCTAATCGCATATTTTGTTAATGATTTAGCGTTATATTTATCTTTACCTATTTTATTTGTTATTGGCTCTTATTCTTATTTTAAAAGGTTTTCATATCTTGCACATATAATATTAGGTATATCTCTAGGACTTGCACCAATAGCAGGTGTTGTAACAGTATTAGAAACTATTCCTTTATGGTCTGTATTTCTTAGTATTGGAGTTATGTTTTGGGTTGCTGGGTTTGATTTACTTTATTCTTTACAAGATATCGAAGTAGATAAAAAATTAAATCTTCACTCAATCCCTTCAAAATTTGGTGCTAAAAAGACAATGCTAATATCAAAAGTATTTCATTTTTTTACAGTAGTTTTTTGGTTATTATTTGTAATAAACTCAGAGAGCTCATTTTTTGCATATTTAGCAGTAATAATAAGTGCACTGATGCTAAGTTATGAACATTATTTAGTAAATAAAGATTTTACAAAAATAGATAAAGCCTTTTTCACTGTTAATGGCTACTTAGGAATTGTATTTTTTATATTGATTGTGTTAGATAATATTTTTTACTAA
- a CDS encoding DEAD/DEAH box helicase: MNIEIIKTNVIDFLKPTFKFEKELLRGFLLINSNNNAIMIDYQICDKSNAFKYNEYTKEQNSLMFKYDSCYRFLIDDEKDFEEFKVIYSHIQNNDFNEDKIKQSGVNRELKEIDPTLPEAYFESAFIECYGRESLSKIRREFPIIDFDGQTRWVDYLIQHKDYNIAIEKNGETYHHPIITGKTKYKSQLHKQNSLVAYGFKVFRWSLEGMKTTDNFYDEVKKYIGDLEDLLDLQKLSISREITLLSHQIDSLKELEQRRENGEKNFLVVLPTGTGKTEILIADLIEQYKKDKYLKVLILVPTKQLKIDTIKKVNYRFENELHVKVLIGEEKNSQILIQTYSWMSRYYQKFNSLDFDYIAVDEAHHAVAPTLQKVIQYFNPQMLLGLTATDKRLDEKSLAEIFGKYESNLTLVEAIKQDILAPIKAFRVKSNIDLSEVRFNGKDYSSTDLQKTVITPSRDQLIVDVLKKYFVDKTMPFKSGLIFCVSVAHAKKVAKLLQDNEISCKAVSGNDNNSQKYIEEYQNGEIQFLTTCSLLNEGWDSPRTSIIVMARPTMSKVLYAQQLGRGTRKHKGKEALYVIDVVDNYGGVGTFKNTPWSIHSLLGISEYKPWANMLNPNKLSYEEILLEGLYEEERKLEYIDIFTFEEKYADYLSDEQLARELFISTGTLRSWVKKNEVTPDVQISIGKQFLNYYHPSKIEEIRKNKKLKVHNDETIYEDFFEFINEGTYSLSYKMIFILSFLQTIDHNGESTLDDLVMEFKKFYQYRIDKNLKMDRSKSPFEKQDFIDNNSKVKQNILANPFEKFERKRFMYHCKDLNNIAFSNVLWNKINNKNDIQKIKKKFFDDLIKYYEEYGNFDIDYWKSNWTII, from the coding sequence ATGAATATAGAAATTATTAAAACAAATGTTATAGATTTTTTAAAACCTACGTTTAAATTTGAAAAAGAGCTACTGAGAGGTTTTTTATTAATTAACTCAAATAATAATGCAATTATGATTGATTATCAAATCTGTGATAAGTCAAATGCTTTTAAATACAATGAGTATACAAAAGAGCAGAACTCTTTAATGTTTAAATATGATTCATGTTATAGATTTTTGATAGATGATGAAAAAGATTTTGAAGAGTTCAAAGTTATTTATTCACATATTCAAAACAATGATTTTAACGAAGATAAAATAAAACAAAGTGGAGTAAATAGAGAATTAAAAGAAATTGATCCAACACTGCCAGAGGCTTATTTTGAGTCAGCTTTTATTGAATGTTATGGTAGAGAGTCTTTGTCAAAAATAAGAAGAGAGTTTCCTATTATTGATTTTGATGGTCAGACAAGATGGGTTGACTATCTAATACAACATAAAGATTATAATATTGCAATAGAAAAAAATGGTGAAACTTATCATCATCCAATAATTACTGGAAAAACTAAATATAAATCTCAACTACATAAACAAAATTCTTTAGTAGCTTATGGATTTAAAGTTTTTCGTTGGTCATTAGAGGGAATGAAAACAACTGATAATTTTTACGATGAAGTAAAAAAATATATCGGTGATCTTGAAGATTTACTAGATTTACAAAAGCTTTCAATTTCAAGAGAAATTACACTTTTAAGTCATCAAATTGATTCACTTAAAGAACTTGAACAAAGAAGAGAAAACGGAGAAAAAAACTTTTTAGTTGTTCTTCCAACAGGTACGGGTAAAACTGAAATTTTAATTGCTGATTTGATAGAACAGTATAAAAAAGACAAATATTTAAAAGTTTTGATTTTAGTTCCCACAAAACAGTTAAAAATAGACACTATAAAGAAAGTAAATTATAGATTTGAAAATGAATTACATGTAAAAGTATTAATTGGTGAAGAGAAAAACTCCCAAATCTTAATACAAACATATTCTTGGATGAGTAGATATTATCAAAAATTCAACAGTTTAGATTTTGACTATATTGCAGTTGATGAAGCTCATCATGCCGTTGCACCAACTTTACAAAAAGTTATTCAATATTTTAATCCTCAAATGCTTTTAGGTTTAACAGCAACAGATAAGCGACTTGATGAAAAAAGTTTGGCTGAAATATTTGGAAAATATGAATCAAACCTAACATTGGTTGAAGCAATTAAACAAGATATTCTAGCTCCAATAAAAGCTTTTAGAGTTAAAAGTAATATTGACTTATCAGAAGTTAGATTTAATGGAAAAGACTATTCTTCAACTGATTTACAAAAAACAGTAATTACACCATCAAGAGACCAACTTATTGTTGATGTGCTAAAAAAGTATTTTGTTGATAAAACTATGCCTTTTAAATCAGGATTGATTTTTTGTGTTTCAGTTGCACATGCCAAAAAAGTAGCAAAACTTCTACAAGACAATGAAATATCATGTAAAGCCGTAAGTGGAAATGATAATAATTCACAAAAGTATATTGAAGAATATCAAAATGGAGAAATCCAATTTTTAACAACTTGTTCATTACTTAATGAAGGATGGGATTCTCCAAGAACTTCAATTATAGTTATGGCAAGACCCACTATGTCTAAAGTCTTATATGCACAACAGTTAGGACGAGGCACAAGAAAACATAAAGGAAAAGAAGCACTTTATGTAATTGATGTTGTTGATAACTATGGAGGGGTAGGAACATTTAAAAATACTCCTTGGTCTATTCATTCATTACTAGGAATATCTGAATACAAACCTTGGGCAAATATGTTAAATCCAAATAAATTATCCTATGAAGAAATTTTACTTGAGGGACTTTATGAAGAAGAGAGAAAACTTGAATATATAGATATTTTTACTTTTGAGGAGAAATATGCTGATTACCTTAGTGATGAACAACTAGCAAGAGAACTTTTTATCTCAACAGGAACATTACGTTCTTGGGTAAAGAAAAATGAAGTTACTCCAGATGTTCAAATTTCTATAGGTAAACAATTTCTAAACTATTATCACCCTTCTAAAATTGAAGAGATAAGGAAAAATAAAAAGTTAAAGGTTCATAATGATGAAACCATATATGAAGATTTTTTTGAGTTTATCAATGAAGGAACTTATTCTCTTTCTTATAAAATGATTTTTATTTTATCATTTCTACAAACTATTGACCATAATGGAGAATCAACTTTAGATGATTTAGTTATGGAATTTAAGAAATTTTACCAATATAGAATAGATAAAAACTTGAAAATGGATAGAAGTAAAAGTCCTTTTGAAAAGCAAGACTTTATAGATAATAACTCAAAAGTTAAACAAAATATTTTGGCAAATCCATTTGAAAAATTTGAGAGAAAAAGATTTATGTATCATTGTAAAGATTTGAATAACATTGCATTTTCAAATGTTTTATGGAACAAAATTAATAATAAAAATGATATCCAAAAAATAAAAAAGAAATTTTTTGATGATTTAATTAAATATTATGAGGAATATGGGAACTTTGATATTGATTATTGGAAAAGTAATTGGACTATAATTTAG
- a CDS encoding helix-turn-helix domain-containing protein — protein sequence MEISDIDAIDPSFKTLVCLNQKQTAQILGVSSSSLENWRSAGIGPSYKKINSGKRGRILYTKSSIVEFLNNTVKTV from the coding sequence ATGGAAATTTCGGATATAGATGCAATTGACCCAAGTTTTAAAACATTAGTCTGTTTAAATCAAAAACAGACAGCTCAAATATTAGGAGTATCATCAAGCAGTCTAGAAAATTGGAGATCTGCGGGAATTGGTCCTTCCTACAAAAAAATAAATAGTGGAAAGCGTGGACGAATTCTTTATACAAAGAGTTCAATTGTAGAGTTTTTAAATAATACTGTAAAAACAGTATAG
- a CDS encoding plasmid mobilization protein, which translates to MRRPLNQNQRRDIKITVRVNQNEQENLVLNSNKHGLKIPGYLRSLGLNYSIKSIVDEKAAANLLKVNADMGRLGGLFKMWLEDNRADKHDFSNTRTYKDIDNLVNDIERLKLILKNEALKIMQKQA; encoded by the coding sequence ATGAGAAGACCTTTAAATCAAAACCAAAGAAGAGATATAAAAATAACGGTTAGAGTTAATCAAAATGAGCAAGAAAACTTGGTTTTAAACTCTAATAAACATGGACTAAAAATCCCAGGATATTTAAGATCATTAGGTCTTAATTATTCTATAAAATCTATTGTTGATGAAAAAGCAGCTGCTAATCTTTTAAAAGTAAATGCAGATATGGGAAGATTAGGAGGTCTTTTTAAAATGTGGTTAGAGGATAATAGAGCAGATAAACATGACTTTAGTAACACTAGAACTTACAAAGATATAGACAATCTTGTAAATGATATAGAAAGACTAAAGTTAATATTAAAAAATGAAGCATTAAAAATAATGCAGAAACAAGCATGA
- a CDS encoding type II toxin-antitoxin system HipA family toxin, whose translation MEDKICLGCLAANKKLRNNYCSKCIKELFNGNVPNPLNFDRIEFTKKRAELSPRMSISGVQDKISLTFEKKDLIPTASNGKYILKPITNGDGHIQNEKDIVANEHLSMLISKSIFKIPTASCGLIRFSDGELAYITKRFDYDEETNLKYDQEDFAGIMGITPVTHGENYKYDACSYLDCAKMIKQHVATSIVSQEDFFKRIILNYLICNGDAHLKNFSLYSKADSNEYFLTPSYDLLNTRFHINEKYGDMAIDLLDDYTETYEAYGYYTYDDFKTFAKYIDLPEIRFNKIIKFIEDSYLEVKDLIDKSFLSPKAKEFYKESYKDRMKRLRIK comes from the coding sequence ATGGAAGATAAGATATGTTTAGGCTGCTTAGCAGCAAATAAGAAATTACGGAATAACTATTGTTCAAAATGTATTAAAGAACTATTTAATGGGAATGTACCAAATCCTTTAAATTTTGACAGAATTGAATTTACTAAAAAAAGAGCAGAACTATCTCCTAGAATGTCAATCTCTGGAGTACAAGATAAAATCTCCTTAACTTTTGAAAAAAAAGATTTAATACCAACGGCAAGTAATGGTAAATATATATTAAAACCTATTACTAATGGGGATGGACATATTCAAAATGAAAAAGATATTGTGGCAAATGAACATTTATCAATGCTTATTTCAAAGAGTATATTTAAAATTCCTACAGCTTCATGTGGTTTGATTAGGTTTAGTGATGGAGAGTTAGCTTATATAACAAAAAGATTTGATTATGATGAAGAAACAAACTTGAAATATGATCAAGAAGATTTTGCAGGAATTATGGGAATAACACCAGTAACTCATGGAGAAAATTATAAATATGATGCTTGTAGTTATTTAGATTGTGCAAAGATGATAAAACAGCATGTAGCAACTAGTATAGTATCACAAGAAGATTTTTTCAAAAGAATTATTTTAAATTATCTAATATGTAATGGCGATGCTCATCTTAAAAACTTTTCTTTGTATAGTAAAGCAGATTCTAATGAATACTTTTTAACACCAAGTTATGATTTATTAAACACAAGATTTCATATAAATGAAAAATATGGAGATATGGCAATAGATTTATTAGATGATTATACAGAAACATATGAAGCATATGGTTACTATACTTATGATGATTTTAAAACTTTTGCTAAGTATATAGATTTACCTGAAATAAGATTTAATAAAATTATAAAATTTATTGAAGATTCATATTTAGAGGTAAAAGATTTGATTGATAAATCTTTTTTAAGTCCTAAAGCAAAAGAGTTTTATAAAGAATCTTATAAAGATAGGATGAAAAGATTGAGGATTAAGTAG
- a CDS encoding DUF6088 family protein, which produces MKLYEKVFYFISGHGRGWAFSSSDLIKKFDRQQIDSTLSDLSKNKRIRRIARGIYDYPKYSDFLQKELSPDIYQVARAYARKFNWRIEVSGDSALNLLDLSTQIQAKYIYLSDGPNKRYKILENITLEFKKSALKDIGFKYKESSLIVQSLKALGKDHITSKTIHKIKEQIDYKMYDKILKDTQSTTLWVYEIIKQICEKNK; this is translated from the coding sequence ATGAAGCTCTATGAAAAGGTATTTTATTTCATATCTGGTCACGGTAGGGGATGGGCATTCTCATCAAGTGATTTGATAAAGAAATTTGATAGACAACAAATAGATAGTACTTTATCTGATTTATCAAAAAATAAAAGAATCAGAAGAATAGCTAGAGGTATTTATGACTATCCTAAATATAGTGATTTCTTGCAAAAAGAGTTAAGCCCAGATATTTATCAAGTAGCTCGTGCATATGCTAGAAAATTTAATTGGAGAATAGAAGTTTCTGGAGATAGTGCTTTAAATCTTTTAGATCTTTCAACACAAATACAAGCAAAATATATTTATCTTTCAGATGGACCAAATAAAAGGTATAAAATACTAGAGAACATAACTCTAGAATTTAAAAAGTCAGCTTTAAAAGACATTGGTTTTAAATATAAAGAGAGTTCTTTAATTGTTCAATCATTAAAAGCTTTAGGCAAAGATCATATAACTTCTAAAACGATTCATAAAATCAAAGAGCAAATTGATTATAAAATGTATGATAAAATTTTAAAAGATACACAAAGTACGACACTATGGGTATATGAAATCATAAAGCAAATTTGTGAAAAAAACAAATAG
- the traI gene encoding TraI/MobA(P) family conjugative relaxase: MIVKKVAAKKATKSSYKALANYILDLRNNMEKVETYYFSNCSYTEIAHNILEIENTQSLNQRVKQDKTYHLIVSFQEDENPSDEIIQDIEKELLQSIGLEDCQRLSVIHSNTNYKHMHIAVNLIDPITHKIKNLPFDKLTLQRKAGELEIKHNLKITNHVRKTLEEKKNDMDDKTIHTGIVNFKDWVKENAAAEIKKVLADDKTTWKDLYKTLAKYDLELKDRGNGNVISSRSRKLFIKASDISRELSKAKLDKRYGEKDKEALKTIIDKIEPIHKFELKTNLKSNLWDEYREFEKIKLQEKEILLVKEKQQRELYKLNVKKKWQIHREKTMKDRTISRQEKQKIYKMINESRKKELSTYQVQFKEQRLEIYSKYKKLSYKDYLINKSLTGNKMALESLRRTKPEIKPKENTFAAISGKMNNQIFSFGDKLINKDGSITYRLNDESKVIDKGNYLKININNNKSNEVLNVLKIAIAKYGKDLDITGTEDFKREVIKTVQKYNLDVKFKDEKMQVIKNIYNKKNENSYSY, encoded by the coding sequence ATGATAGTTAAAAAGGTAGCTGCAAAAAAAGCTACAAAATCAAGTTATAAAGCTTTAGCAAATTATATATTAGATCTAAGAAACAATATGGAAAAAGTAGAAACTTATTATTTCTCAAATTGTAGTTATACGGAAATAGCTCACAACATTCTAGAGATTGAAAATACACAATCTTTGAATCAAAGAGTAAAACAAGATAAAACTTATCATTTGATTGTTTCTTTTCAAGAAGATGAGAATCCAAGTGATGAGATAATTCAAGATATTGAAAAGGAACTTTTACAATCAATAGGACTTGAAGATTGTCAAAGATTGAGTGTTATTCATAGTAATACTAATTATAAGCATATGCATATTGCAGTTAATTTAATAGATCCAATAACTCACAAGATTAAAAATCTACCTTTTGATAAGTTAACACTACAAAGGAAAGCTGGAGAACTGGAAATAAAACATAATTTAAAAATTACAAATCATGTTAGAAAAACTCTTGAAGAAAAAAAGAATGATATGGATGATAAAACTATTCATACAGGAATAGTTAATTTTAAAGATTGGGTAAAAGAAAATGCTGCAGCTGAGATTAAAAAAGTTTTAGCTGATGATAAAACTACCTGGAAAGATCTATATAAAACTTTGGCCAAATATGATCTAGAGCTAAAAGATCGAGGAAATGGAAATGTAATATCAAGTAGATCAAGAAAACTATTCATAAAAGCATCAGATATAAGCAGAGAGCTTTCAAAAGCTAAATTAGATAAAAGATATGGAGAAAAAGATAAAGAGGCTTTAAAAACAATTATAGACAAAATAGAACCTATACATAAGTTTGAACTAAAAACTAATCTTAAATCAAATCTTTGGGATGAATATAGAGAGTTTGAAAAAATAAAACTCCAGGAAAAAGAAATATTATTAGTAAAAGAAAAGCAACAAAGAGAATTATATAAATTGAATGTCAAAAAAAAGTGGCAAATACACAGAGAAAAAACTATGAAAGATAGAACTATCTCTAGACAAGAGAAACAAAAAATTTATAAAATGATTAATGAATCTAGAAAGAAAGAGTTAAGTACTTATCAAGTCCAATTTAAAGAGCAAAGATTAGAAATATATTCAAAGTATAAAAAGCTTTCATATAAAGATTATCTTATAAATAAATCTTTAACTGGCAATAAAATGGCCCTTGAATCGTTGAGAAGAACTAAACCAGAAATTAAACCTAAGGAAAACACTTTTGCAGCAATAAGTGGAAAGATGAATAATCAAATTTTTTCTTTTGGTGATAAATTAATTAATAAAGATGGATCCATAACCTATAGACTTAATGACGAAAGTAAGGTCATAGACAAAGGTAATTATTTAAAAATAAATATAAATAATAACAAATCAAATGAAGTTCTAAATGTTTTAAAAATAGCAATAGCTAAATATGGAAAGGATTTAGATATTACAGGAACGGAAGACTTTAAACGAGAAGTAATCAAAACTGTACAAAAGTATAATTTAGATGTTAAATTTAAAGATGAAAAAATGCAAGTTATTAAAAATATATATAATAAAAAGAATGAAAATAGTTATTCTTACTAA
- a CDS encoding helix-turn-helix domain-containing protein yields the protein MEATSTKIGKTIKKRRKELNLELKDLQDYSGVNYVSISEIENGKANPTIKTLEKLLDVLGMELDIKVKIK from the coding sequence ATGGAAGCTACCTCTACTAAAATAGGTAAGACTATTAAAAAAAGAAGAAAAGAATTAAATCTTGAATTAAAAGATTTACAAGATTATTCGGGTGTTAATTATGTTTCAATATCTGAGATTGAAAATGGAAAAGCAAATCCTACAATTAAAACACTAGAAAAACTTTTAGATGTATTAGGAATGGAATTGGATATCAAAGTGAAGATTAAATAA
- a CDS encoding HipA N-terminal domain-containing protein produces MQRAKVFRNSIFTGLLTKLDENSYSFVYNKEYLSKDNSKAISLTFPLQEEEFTSKNLFPFFYNLLAEGKLKDIQCKELRIDKNDDFSRLLLTTKENTIGSITIEKDEI; encoded by the coding sequence ATGCAAAGAGCAAAAGTTTTTAGAAATAGTATATTTACTGGTTTACTTACAAAACTTGATGAAAATAGCTATAGTTTTGTTTATAACAAAGAGTATTTAAGTAAAGATAATTCAAAAGCTATTAGTCTTACATTTCCATTACAAGAAGAGGAGTTTACCTCAAAGAATTTATTTCCTTTTTTTTATAATTTATTAGCAGAAGGTAAATTAAAAGATATTCAATGCAAAGAACTTAGAATTGATAAAAATGATGATTTTTCAAGATTACTATTAACAACAAAAGAGAACACAATAGGTTCTATTACAATAGAAAAAGATGAGATATAA
- a CDS encoding class I SAM-dependent methyltransferase — translation MKNTINYYEKNANSLISRYESADISDLQDFLINTFTKKSQLLEIGCGSGRDAMFMTKHNYNIIGIDGSSNMIEEAKNIHPELLGKLFQKILPNDLQFDREFDGIYSIATLMHLTKTDIKKTILKIYNLLNQNGKFLMSISLFRDDIDKNGFDEKGRFFLVLNFEEWIKICEDSGFKIIETKRNKDGLNRNGIEWLTLVAQK, via the coding sequence ATGAAGAATACAATCAATTATTATGAAAAAAATGCAAATTCTCTAATTTCTCGATATGAATCAGCTGATATAAGTGACTTACAAGATTTTTTAATAAACACTTTTACAAAAAAATCACAATTACTTGAAATTGGTTGTGGTTCAGGACGTGATGCTATGTTTATGACGAAACATAACTATAATATTATAGGAATTGATGGCTCATCAAATATGATAGAGGAAGCAAAAAATATTCATCCTGAATTATTGGGGAAACTATTTCAAAAAATTTTACCAAATGATTTACAATTTGATAGAGAATTTGATGGAATTTATTCAATTGCTACATTAATGCATTTAACAAAAACTGATATAAAAAAAACCATCCTAAAAATATATAATTTATTAAATCAAAATGGAAAATTTTTAATGTCTATTTCTTTATTTAGAGATGATATTGATAAGAATGGGTTTGATGAAAAAGGAAGGTTCTTTTTAGTATTGAATTTTGAAGAGTGGATTAAAATTTGTGAAGATTCAGGATTCAAAATCATTGAAACAAAAAGAAATAAAGATGGACTCAATAGAAATGGCATTGAGTGGCTTACTTTAGTAGCTCAGAAATAA